tgTGTTTAGGCAAATgctaaagggcacatattacgACTTTACTCTCGTCATGTATTGGGACTTTACTCGCGACATGTATTGCGATTTTACTCTCGTCATGTATCGGGACTTTACTGTCGCCATGTATTGCGACTTTGCTCTCGACATGTATTTCGACTTTACAGTTATACTgcttatgttatgttatattacCTTCAAAATTTTACggctttattctcgttatattgacttCATTCTCGTTACATTACgacttttttttttgtaattcaatTACATTATGACTTTAATCTCGTCATTCTATTCACTTGGACCTTTCTCTCCAAAAACCACCAGCCAAATCTCGCATTATATtgacttaaaaaaatcaaaccatCTCGAGATTAATTTTAGTTTGGCCCTAATCCTCCTTCAAAGCAAAGTGTTTCAATGACAATATGACTattagaatttaaaaaaaatctattaattATACACatggtgtatgtgtgtgttcacCTCTGTGGTGTAGAGGACATCAATGATTTTGGTGAGTACGGGGTAAGTCTCGCTCTCATGTTCCTGGCAGATCAGCTCGATGTCTCTAAGTTTGCTGAAGTAGAAATCTCGTTCTTTCTCCAAACCATCCACCGTCAACTTCAGGTCCATCAGCTACACACAAAAAGACAGAATAAATAATCTGTAAACCCTCTGTTTAGAGTCTGGCATAAGTGAGCTAAACCTGACCAAACGCTAAAAAAGTGTGTGTTTTAAGAGTTTGGCTTTGTCTACAGACAAACTGTAATCCGATTAATAAGCTTAGAAGTCTTTGACACAGTCAATCATCAGATCCTACTTGCCCTATCATAGCTTGGGATCACGGGGTCCTCCCTCCAATAGTTCAAATCTTATTTTTTTGAGAGATCATTCAAGGTGTCATGGAAGGTGCATGGTCCAAAGCTCACCAGATGGTGACTGGGGTCCCTCAGGGATCAGTGCTTGGTCCACTCCCTTTTTCCATCTACACAACATTCTTAGGACCTATCATACAGGCACATGGCTTCtcctaccactgctatgctGATGACACACAAATCTTCTGCTCATTTCACCCTGATGATCTTACCATAGCAGAGCACGTATTACAGCCTGCTTGTTAGCCATCTTGGCTTGAATGAAAAAACACCACCTCCAGCTGAACCTCGCTATGACGGAGTTGCTTGTTTTTCAGGCACAACCCACGCTACAGCATGACCTATCCATTCAACTTGGCAACACAACCATTTCTCCTTCCAAAACGGCAAGAAACCTCAGTCTAGTCTTTGATGACGAACTGTCCTTCTCTTATAACGGTGCAAAGACAGTGCGATCATGCCGTTTTGCGCTATACAATATTAGTAAGATACGACCATATCTTACAGAGCATGTTGCTCAACTTCTGATTCAGGCCCTTGTAATCTCCaggctggactactgcaatgctCTTCTTGCGGTCCTTCCTGTATGATCTATTAAACTACTCTAATTAGTTCAGAACGCAGCAGAAAAAGCTCATGTAACGCCGCTCTTCATCTTTCTTCACTGGCTACCGACTGAAGCACCGATCAGGTGCCTTGTGTTACCTTCAGAAAGGGGCACTAAATCACGTTCCCGTTTATTTTCCTTCACTTCTCCCTGGTGGTGGAATGACCTTCCTATTGCAATCAGTTCAGCTACACCTCTTGCAACAttcaaaaaacaataaaaaaatccatcTCTTCCAAaaaagtcgctttggataaaagcgtttgCTATATGCCTAAAAGTAAATGTAAGTCAAGTAAAtaagcgagtgtgtgtgtgtttgtgtacctgCTGGTTGAGTTCCACGATCTCTGCATCACTGCCTCCATTACGTGACAACGGTGAGATTCGTCTCATGCCGGTTGAGGGGGTGGAGTTGATGGTACGCTGGGTGGCGGGCATGCTTTTGTGTCCTGTCGGTGACGTCCGCTGTGGCCCTATAGCAAACCGAACTCATCAGacattgaatcacaacacacagtCTTATGTACCTACCAATGCTATTTCTATGTCATGTAAGCAGGCCAAGGCTTTAAACACCCAAAAGCCTCAAGCAGAGCAAACTCACATTAACATTACACAGAGAGACTGAAAACAAAGTCTCAGTTCTGAAAGGTTTTGATAGAGAAAACTCAACCACACCAGCAGTCGAGTGAAAGCACAcgaagacacacacacaaacacacacacacacacacacacacacacacacacacacacacacacacacacacacacacacacacaaacacacacacgcagagaGCGTCTATCTGTTACCTGTTCCGCAGGGGCTCTTGGGTTTGTGGAAAGTGACTTCACCTGGATTGGGAGGAGGTGTGACGTCTTGACCCAGACGTGCTAATTGAGGGTCGTACTCCTTCCCATCGTAGTTTGCATGGAAGAATTTCTTAAACCACTGAACAAACTCCAAGTTGTCCTGAAACCTTCCCTTGACCAGCCTCTCCACAGGAATGATCTACATCACACACAGAAATCAAATCCAATCTCCCGATTTACTTAAAGAGTGAAAGATTTGCAGAATTGCAGTCCATTTCTATCTTACCTTGTCAACCTTCATTCGTTTGAACGAAGCCTGCAGGACTTTAAAGTTGCAGATGTATTCATGCTCCAGTTTTGCTTGAAACTTGACCTTCTTCAGCAGAATACAGCCAGGAAACAACATATCCATAAACTGACAATACGCCACACCTGAAAGACAACAACCAatgaacaatttgtttaaaCAGGACAGGAGAGGACACCCACAAATTAAAtctctgtcatcattcactcgcCTTCACGTCTTTTGAAACCCAAACAAAATTCTTGCCTTGGTAAATGCTGACAAAAATTTTAGATAacgctttagattacagcccgGAAAGCACTGTGTAATTACAGCGAATTTACAGTgcatgtttctgtaattatactATACTTACGAAGTATgtacgtgtaattataagggaacaatttataatatttgggtAACAAgcaggaaaaatacaaataatatatgcagtaagtattttataactaagggctaactattttaataatacatggtatgtatgacttatatGCTAAAAACGtgggaaataaaaaaatatttatacagTAAGTAATTCATAACTTCGGACTAACGATTCAAATATTAGGCCTACGTGATATGGCATAGGCTACATGCAAAACAATCTTATGTTTGAGAGTAATTTACTgagaacacacacattcactgaATTGGCTCAATCACACTCCTCTCCACATATAGCTGGTGTGT
The sequence above is a segment of the Misgurnus anguillicaudatus chromosome 1, ASM2758022v2, whole genome shotgun sequence genome. Coding sequences within it:
- the mapre3b gene encoding microtubule-associated protein RP/EB family member 3b isoform X3, whose amino-acid sequence is MAVNVTSTSTIENLSRHEILSWVNDSLQLTYTKIEQLGTGVAYCQFMDMLFPGCILLKKVKFQAKLEHEYICNFKVLQASFKRMKVDKIIPVERLVKGRFQDNLEFVQWFKKFFHANYDGKEYDPQLARLGQDVTPPPNPGEVTFHKPKSPCGTGPQRTSPTGHKSMPATQRTINSTPSTGMRRISPLSRNGGSDAEIVELNQQLMDLKLTVDGLEKERDFYFSKLRDIELICQEHESETYPVLTKIIDVLYTTELGP
- the mapre3b gene encoding microtubule-associated protein RP/EB family member 3b isoform X1, which encodes MAVNVTSTSTIENLSRHEILSWVNDSLQLTYTKIEQLGTGVAYCQFMDMLFPGCILLKKVKFQAKLEHEYICNFKVLQASFKRMKVDKIIPVERLVKGRFQDNLEFVQWFKKFFHANYDGKEYDPQLARLGQDVTPPPNPGEVTFHKPKSPCGTGPQRTSPTGHKSMPATQRTINSTPSTGMRRISPLSRNGGSDAEIVELNQQLMDLKLTVDGLEKERDFYFSKLRDIELICQEHESETYPVLTKIIDVLYTTEDGFAPPEDDNIDEPPHDQDEY
- the mapre3b gene encoding microtubule-associated protein RP/EB family member 3b isoform X2 translates to MAVNVTSTSTIENLSRHEILSWVNDSLQLTYTKIEQLGTGVAYCQFMDMLFPGCILLKKVKFQAKLEHEYICNFKVLQASFKRMKVDKIIPVERLVKGRFQDNLEFVQWFKKFFHANYDGKEYDPQLARLGQDVTPPPNPGPQRTSPTGHKSMPATQRTINSTPSTGMRRISPLSRNGGSDAEIVELNQQLMDLKLTVDGLEKERDFYFSKLRDIELICQEHESETYPVLTKIIDVLYTTEDGFAPPEDDNIDEPPHDQDEY